From the Lancefieldella sp. Marseille-Q7238 genome, one window contains:
- a CDS encoding peptidylprolyl isomerase, translating to MSNAGKKVKVHYVGTLDDGTKFDSSRDRNEPLAFTCMAGQMIAGFDNAVKDMNVGDVIDVHIPAVEAYGERREEAIQSIPVAQLPGSEKLVSGQQVTLGTPNGYPIRATVVENDGTTITLDTNHPMAGKDLNFNIELLEVED from the coding sequence ATGAGCAACGCTGGTAAAAAGGTTAAAGTCCACTACGTTGGCACGCTGGACGATGGTACAAAGTTTGATTCTTCACGCGACCGCAACGAACCGCTCGCGTTCACCTGCATGGCCGGACAGATGATTGCGGGTTTTGATAATGCCGTCAAAGACATGAACGTAGGTGACGTTATCGACGTTCATATTCCTGCAGTCGAAGCTTACGGCGAGCGTCGTGAAGAAGCAATCCAGAGCATTCCGGTAGCACAGCTTCCCGGGTCAGAAAAGCTCGTCTCCGGCCAACAGGTAACACTTGGTACGCCCAACGGCTACCCCATCAGAGCAACGGTCGTTGAAAATGACGGAACTACTATTACCCTTGACACCAACCACCCCATGGCAGGTAAAGATTTGAACTTCAATATTGAACTTCTTGAGGTTGAAGACTAG
- the murI gene encoding glutamate racemase, which produces MTSSSFIGVFDSGLGGISVLKHLTAELPYENFVFYGDSAHAPYGTKTPEQINQRSHEIAHGLIQEGAKALVIACNTATAAAAQTLRKTYPKLPIVGVEPALKPAALAHPHGRIIVMATAGTLSLPKFHTLEVTWGATSEVIPIAGAGIVELIEADKADSPEMYDLLENLIGRYAGSTDAVVLGCTHYPFITRQIRVVLGDVDFYDGGAGAAHQLHRLLKRGGLLARAPVAASAVADSVGNASAVHPIADNASTHVEFRSSIPGAEELKLYQRLFSTPIETC; this is translated from the coding sequence ATGACAAGCAGCAGCTTTATTGGTGTTTTTGACTCGGGCCTTGGCGGCATCAGCGTCCTCAAACATCTGACGGCTGAGCTTCCTTATGAGAATTTCGTCTTTTACGGCGATTCCGCACATGCTCCCTATGGCACTAAGACTCCCGAGCAAATCAATCAGCGCTCGCATGAGATCGCGCATGGTCTCATTCAGGAAGGCGCAAAGGCTCTAGTTATCGCCTGCAACACAGCGACGGCCGCGGCGGCTCAGACGTTGCGAAAGACCTATCCCAAACTGCCAATCGTTGGTGTTGAACCTGCGCTCAAACCAGCGGCGCTTGCGCATCCGCACGGTCGGATTATTGTGATGGCGACGGCGGGAACCCTGTCGCTCCCAAAGTTTCACACGCTCGAAGTCACATGGGGAGCAACTTCCGAAGTCATTCCTATTGCAGGCGCGGGCATCGTGGAGCTTATTGAAGCCGATAAGGCCGACTCTCCCGAGATGTACGACTTGCTTGAGAACCTAATTGGCCGATATGCAGGGTCAACTGACGCGGTGGTGCTTGGCTGCACACATTACCCCTTCATCACGCGGCAGATTCGAGTCGTCCTCGGCGATGTCGACTTTTATGACGGAGGCGCCGGAGCCGCGCATCAGCTGCACCGTCTGCTGAAACGTGGTGGTCTGCTTGCCAGAGCGCCCGTCGCCGCAAGCGCTGTAGCCGATTCTGTCGGCAATGCCAGCGCAGTCCATCCCATCGCCGACAATGCCTCGACTCATGTTGAGTTTCGCTCCAGCATTCCCGGTGCAGAGGAGCTCAAGCTCTACCAGAGGCTCTTCTCGACACCGATTGAAACTTGCTAG
- a CDS encoding DUF488 domain-containing protein: MDIQIKRTYEAPEATDGYRVLVDRLWPRGIKKENLYMDLWAKTIAPSTECRKAFNHDPARFDSFVKQYTDELDNNPDAATFIENLKKTGASRVTLLYSDKDTRYNNAVVLKSWLTKNLD; the protein is encoded by the coding sequence ATGGATATTCAAATTAAGCGGACGTATGAGGCTCCTGAAGCAACGGATGGCTACCGCGTATTGGTGGATCGTCTCTGGCCGCGCGGCATCAAGAAAGAAAACCTTTATATGGACCTGTGGGCAAAGACGATTGCCCCCTCAACCGAATGCCGCAAGGCGTTCAATCATGATCCGGCGCGTTTTGATTCTTTTGTCAAGCAGTACACCGATGAGCTTGACAACAATCCCGATGCGGCGACGTTTATAGAAAACCTCAAGAAAACGGGGGCTTCTCGCGTAACGCTTCTCTATTCCGACAAGGATACGCGCTACAACAACGCCGTTGTGCTCAAGAGCTGGCTCACAAAGAATCTGGATTAG
- a CDS encoding branched-chain amino acid aminotransferase: protein MTDFDNDQFTNTVDKVDLDWSNIGFKYRKTDYSYVSHYADGAWDKGGLTRDHTLRLSECANILHYCQEVFEGLKAYTTKDGDIVCFRPDLNAARMATSAKRIVMPAFPEERFLDAVKQVVMANAAWVPPFGTGSTLYVRPFMVGTGDTIGVQPSSTYEFRIMVTPVGAYYSSGVKPVALTVSHYDRAAPHGTGNIKAGLNYAMSLLPTTEAHQAGFADSMYLDSQSRTYVEESSGANFLFVDEAGTLVVPQSFTDSILPSITRRSLVHVAKEYLHMEVEERPVRFDEIDRFVECGMCGTAAVISPVGKVVDGEKEIIFGSGMSEVGPVMTNLRSTLTAIQSGEIEAPEGWLFKIC from the coding sequence ATGACGGACTTTGATAACGACCAGTTTACCAATACGGTTGATAAGGTTGATCTTGACTGGTCAAACATTGGGTTTAAGTATCGCAAGACTGACTACAGCTATGTGTCGCACTATGCTGACGGCGCATGGGACAAGGGTGGTCTGACGCGTGACCACACGCTGCGGCTTTCCGAGTGCGCCAATATCCTTCACTATTGCCAAGAGGTTTTTGAAGGCCTGAAGGCGTATACCACTAAAGATGGCGACATCGTGTGCTTTCGGCCCGACCTCAACGCCGCTCGTATGGCTACGTCGGCAAAGCGCATTGTCATGCCGGCTTTTCCTGAGGAGCGATTCCTCGATGCCGTTAAGCAGGTCGTGATGGCAAACGCCGCATGGGTTCCGCCGTTTGGAACCGGATCTACGCTCTATGTTCGCCCGTTTATGGTCGGCACAGGCGATACTATTGGCGTTCAGCCTTCGTCTACCTATGAGTTCCGCATTATGGTTACTCCCGTGGGCGCTTATTATTCCAGCGGTGTGAAGCCCGTCGCGCTGACCGTTTCCCACTATGACCGCGCCGCTCCCCATGGCACAGGCAACATCAAAGCCGGCTTGAACTATGCCATGTCGCTTTTGCCGACAACCGAGGCGCATCAAGCGGGTTTCGCGGACAGCATGTATTTGGATTCGCAGTCGCGCACCTACGTTGAAGAGTCGTCCGGCGCAAACTTCCTGTTTGTGGATGAGGCCGGCACGCTTGTAGTTCCTCAGTCCTTTACTGATTCGATTCTGCCGTCTATTACGCGCCGCTCGCTGGTCCATGTTGCCAAGGAGTATCTGCACATGGAAGTTGAAGAGCGGCCGGTGCGCTTTGACGAAATCGACCGGTTTGTTGAGTGCGGCATGTGCGGCACGGCTGCTGTTATTTCACCTGTCGGCAAGGTTGTCGATGGCGAGAAAGAAATTATCTTTGGTTCTGGCATGAGCGAGGTTGGCCCTGTGATGACCAACCTCCGCAGCACGCTCACAGCCATCCAATCCGGCGAGATTGAGGCTCCCGAAGGTTGGCTCTTTAAGATTTGCTAA
- a CDS encoding class II fructose-bisphosphate aldolase, giving the protein MFVSTKQMLLDAQAGHYAVGAFNIENLEFVMAVIKAAEERRSPVILQTTPGTVKYANLGLFTAMVREAAEQATVPVALHLDHGDGFDRCIQAARAGYTSVMIDGSHVPFEDNIALTASVTQFAGPIDLPVEAELGKVGGKEDDGPAVEGENPYTDPDEAVEFVERTRCTSLAVGVGTAHGVYKGIPHIEQGVLKEIRSRLDIPLVLHGTSGVPDDQVAEAIQNGICKVNYATELRQAFTGAFMHYMAEHPDNFDPKKPSIPGMQAITDVVASHMDNLGSSRKA; this is encoded by the coding sequence ATGTTTGTTTCTACTAAACAGATGCTGTTGGACGCACAAGCAGGACACTATGCCGTCGGCGCCTTCAACATCGAAAACCTTGAGTTTGTGATGGCCGTCATTAAAGCGGCCGAAGAGCGCCGCTCCCCTGTCATTTTGCAGACTACGCCAGGCACCGTAAAGTATGCCAATCTTGGTCTGTTTACCGCGATGGTTCGCGAAGCCGCTGAGCAAGCCACAGTGCCTGTAGCTTTGCACCTCGATCATGGCGATGGCTTTGACCGCTGCATTCAAGCGGCGCGCGCGGGCTACACTTCCGTCATGATTGACGGCTCTCATGTGCCTTTTGAGGACAATATCGCTCTTACCGCATCTGTCACTCAGTTCGCCGGTCCTATCGATCTTCCCGTTGAGGCTGAGCTTGGTAAGGTTGGCGGCAAAGAGGATGACGGCCCTGCGGTTGAGGGTGAAAACCCCTATACCGACCCTGATGAAGCGGTCGAATTTGTCGAGCGCACCCGGTGCACCTCGCTGGCTGTCGGCGTCGGCACGGCGCACGGCGTCTATAAAGGCATTCCCCATATCGAGCAGGGCGTCCTGAAGGAGATTCGTTCGCGTTTGGACATTCCTTTGGTACTGCACGGCACCTCCGGCGTTCCCGACGACCAAGTTGCCGAAGCAATCCAAAACGGCATCTGCAAGGTCAACTACGCCACCGAACTCCGCCAGGCGTTTACCGGCGCCTTCATGCACTACATGGCCGAGCATCCCGACAACTTTGATCCAAAGAAGCCGTCCATCCCCGGCATGCAGGCCATTACCGATGTTGTCGCCAGCCACATGGACAACCTTGGTTCTTCTCGCAAAGCCTAG
- a CDS encoding 1-phosphofructokinase family hexose kinase — protein sequence MILTVTANASIDKAYRLAGPLTDGTVHRVVTCDDSAGGKGLNASRAIVTCGEDLLATGFVGGNNGRYLCELAAKDGLREDFVRVSQETRCCVNVLEANRRSTEFLEPGRPVTDADVEALHQKIRAHTPQADVVTINGSVPAGMTPDAYADLIELVQSYGTPCILDTSGELLKRGVSARPAMIKPNADEIGQLLGRTITDDTDVLSAALELHEAGIENVVVSLGAKGACMACSEGVFRGYAPKIDALNPVGAGDTLVGAFAVGLSRGYDAPERLRFALSCASASCLMEGTGRFNPEIASKLAAQTEVKRITL from the coding sequence GTGATTCTGACCGTTACGGCAAACGCCTCTATCGACAAAGCCTATCGTCTTGCAGGTCCCTTGACAGACGGCACCGTTCACCGCGTTGTCACCTGCGATGACAGTGCGGGCGGTAAGGGGCTGAACGCGTCTCGCGCAATCGTTACCTGCGGAGAAGACCTTCTCGCCACCGGATTTGTCGGCGGAAATAACGGCAGGTATCTCTGCGAGCTCGCCGCAAAAGACGGTCTCCGCGAGGATTTTGTACGCGTATCCCAAGAAACGCGCTGCTGCGTCAATGTACTTGAGGCAAACAGGCGCTCAACGGAGTTTTTAGAGCCGGGACGTCCTGTAACGGATGCAGATGTTGAGGCGCTGCATCAAAAAATCCGCGCGCACACCCCTCAGGCAGACGTCGTTACTATCAACGGAAGCGTTCCCGCGGGCATGACCCCCGACGCATACGCTGACCTCATAGAGCTGGTGCAGTCGTACGGAACGCCCTGCATTCTTGACACCTCTGGAGAACTTCTTAAGCGCGGAGTGAGCGCTCGCCCCGCTATGATCAAGCCCAATGCGGACGAAATCGGGCAGCTGCTGGGACGCACGATTACAGACGACACAGACGTACTCAGCGCAGCGCTTGAGTTGCATGAAGCGGGCATAGAAAACGTAGTAGTTTCGCTTGGTGCAAAAGGGGCGTGCATGGCGTGCTCCGAGGGCGTCTTCCGCGGGTATGCTCCAAAAATCGATGCTTTGAACCCTGTCGGAGCAGGAGATACGCTGGTCGGCGCCTTTGCAGTAGGACTTTCTCGAGGATATGACGCGCCGGAGCGGCTTCGCTTCGCTCTGTCATGTGCAAGCGCCAGCTGCCTTATGGAGGGCACCGGCCGTTTTAATCCTGAAATCGCTTCAAAACTCGCAGCACAAACAGAGGTCAAACGTATTACTCTATAG
- a CDS encoding PTS sugar transporter subunit IIA, translated as MIGCVLTGHGTFANGLADALSMIAGEQKYFVPVPFIEAGAASYPETLASVISDLLDHTDGVLVFCDLLGGTPFNQAMIISQNDANVEVVTGANLPMLLETLSLRLDTTTLRDLVQTAVESGAAGVAHKTLKIETKDEGAAEAESAADGAAEGASAKNLFDAHSCDEDPFDGEGI; from the coding sequence ATGATTGGTTGCGTTCTTACCGGACACGGCACCTTTGCAAACGGCCTTGCAGATGCCCTTTCTATGATTGCCGGAGAGCAAAAATACTTTGTTCCTGTTCCCTTTATCGAAGCCGGCGCCGCATCATATCCTGAGACGCTTGCTTCTGTTATCTCGGATTTGCTTGATCATACCGATGGCGTTCTCGTGTTCTGCGATCTTCTCGGCGGCACACCTTTTAATCAGGCGATGATTATTTCTCAAAATGACGCAAATGTTGAGGTAGTTACAGGCGCTAATCTCCCTATGCTGCTTGAGACATTGTCGCTGCGTCTGGATACGACAACGCTTCGAGATCTTGTGCAGACCGCGGTGGAGTCGGGAGCCGCGGGCGTCGCGCATAAAACGTTGAAGATTGAAACCAAAGATGAGGGCGCGGCTGAGGCTGAGAGCGCGGCTGATGGCGCGGCTGAGGGCGCGTCGGCGAAAAATCTCTTTGATGCTCACTCCTGTGATGAAGATCCTTTTGACGGCGAGGGAATTTAG
- the yajC gene encoding preprotein translocase subunit YajC has translation MEHLAEYILASSIVLLVFLMIIGLMAYLFAVRANKKKVGGAEDIQKNLAVGQRVVLADGIYGNVVRVGKETVDLELKSGTAEVARYAIARVVA, from the coding sequence ATGGAACATTTGGCAGAATACATCCTGGCGTCATCCATTGTTCTTCTCGTCTTTTTAATGATTATCGGTCTTATGGCATACCTTTTTGCCGTTCGAGCCAATAAGAAAAAAGTGGGCGGGGCTGAAGATATTCAGAAGAATCTCGCTGTCGGCCAGCGCGTGGTGCTTGCCGATGGCATCTATGGCAACGTTGTTCGCGTAGGCAAAGAAACCGTTGATCTTGAGCTTAAAAGCGGTACGGCGGAAGTCGCGCGTTACGCCATAGCTCGCGTCGTCGCATAG
- the agaV gene encoding PTS N-acetylgalactosamine transporter subunit IIB — MGEPDIKLARIDNRLIHGQVATQWNGSLGTNLILVANDEVAGNKMRQGLMDMAAPSGVATRYFTLQKTIDIIHKASASQHIFLIAENPEDILTLVKGGVPIQKVNIGNMHMAEGKRQVATSVAVDDRDVAAFRELQDLGVTLEIRRVPTTPVEDINKLFE, encoded by the coding sequence ATGGGTGAGCCAGACATTAAACTCGCACGAATCGACAACCGTTTGATTCATGGCCAGGTGGCTACGCAGTGGAACGGCTCGTTGGGCACCAATCTCATTCTGGTGGCAAATGATGAGGTTGCAGGCAATAAGATGCGTCAGGGTCTTATGGACATGGCCGCTCCCTCAGGAGTCGCTACCCGCTATTTCACCCTGCAGAAGACCATTGACATCATCCATAAGGCGTCCGCGTCCCAGCATATCTTCTTGATCGCCGAAAATCCCGAGGACATCCTTACCCTGGTCAAGGGCGGTGTTCCCATACAGAAAGTCAATATCGGCAACATGCATATGGCCGAAGGCAAGCGGCAGGTCGCCACATCAGTGGCGGTAGACGACCGTGATGTCGCCGCTTTCCGCGAGCTTCAGGATTTGGGGGTGACGCTAGAGATCAGGCGTGTTCCTACGACTCCGGTCGAGGATATCAACAAGCTGTTTGAGTAA
- a CDS encoding PTS sugar transporter subunit IIC — MDVSPLQVLLIFIVAFIAGIDQFSFLESLYQPIVTGFLVGLILGDVQTGLIVGGTYQLMTIGNMPVGGAQPPNPVIGGIMAAVFAITTKLEPMAAVAAAIPFSLLGQYAVTIIFTVMSPVMAKADGYAAEADPKGITRINYGAMAALGLFFGVIVTLFFLGGAAFGKQLTEAIPKWLMNGLSVAGGMMRFVGFAILLKVMASRELWGFFLMGFAAAIVFVSIPELSGPALLLLALIGFGIAFWDYQVQTKVKHAAPAVMGGDVEDGI; from the coding sequence ATGGATGTAAGCCCGCTTCAGGTGCTTCTTATCTTCATTGTCGCATTTATCGCCGGCATTGATCAGTTCAGCTTCCTCGAGTCTCTTTACCAGCCAATCGTTACCGGCTTTCTGGTTGGATTGATTCTCGGCGATGTTCAGACCGGTCTTATCGTTGGCGGTACCTACCAGCTCATGACCATCGGTAACATGCCTGTCGGTGGCGCTCAGCCGCCCAACCCCGTTATCGGCGGTATCATGGCGGCTGTCTTTGCCATTACCACCAAGCTTGAACCGATGGCTGCTGTCGCTGCGGCTATCCCGTTTTCGCTTCTTGGCCAGTATGCCGTCACCATTATCTTTACCGTGATGTCTCCTGTCATGGCAAAGGCTGACGGTTACGCGGCGGAAGCGGATCCCAAAGGCATCACCCGCATCAACTACGGCGCCATGGCAGCTCTCGGCCTTTTCTTCGGCGTTATCGTGACGCTGTTCTTCCTCGGCGGAGCGGCCTTTGGCAAGCAGTTGACCGAAGCCATTCCAAAGTGGCTTATGAACGGACTCTCCGTTGCCGGCGGTATGATGCGCTTTGTCGGCTTTGCCATCCTTTTGAAAGTTATGGCCTCTCGCGAGCTGTGGGGATTCTTCCTTATGGGATTTGCGGCCGCAATCGTATTCGTCAGCATTCCCGAGCTTTCCGGTCCCGCGCTCTTGCTGCTGGCCCTTATCGGCTTTGGCATCGCGTTCTGGGATTATCAGGTTCAGACCAAGGTAAAGCATGCAGCTCCTGCTGTTATGGGAGGTGACGTTGAAGATGGCATTTAA
- a CDS encoding PTS system mannose/fructose/sorbose family transporter subunit IID: protein MAFNIPDTYQNTAPADQLDQKTLNKMVWRSLFLQASFNYERMQAAGWLYGILPGLEKIHGDNKDDLAASMSHNLEFFNTHPFLVTFVMGIVLSLEQNKVDIPTIRAVRVSAMGPLGGIGDALFWFTLVPITAGITSNMAITGNVFAPFLFLIIFNLAQFAIRYWLMNLSYKMGTDAITLLTENAKEFTRAASILGVFVVGCLVVCYGGTKLGYKIPNGETHSTALSQATLTDEQLATGKYDEQIFAEGSYAAYKEDPTKVTFIGGKTADGNDGMTGINPIGNGANVVTVAQDVTSPVTIDLQKILDGVCPKLIPLALTMLLYFLMAKRNWTPIKCIVLLLVIALLGSGFGIWPYIWG, encoded by the coding sequence ATGGCATTTAATATTCCTGATACCTATCAAAATACCGCGCCTGCTGATCAGCTTGATCAAAAGACCCTCAACAAGATGGTGTGGCGCTCTCTTTTCCTCCAGGCATCATTTAACTACGAGAGAATGCAGGCTGCCGGCTGGCTGTACGGTATTCTTCCGGGCCTCGAGAAGATCCACGGAGACAACAAGGACGACCTGGCCGCGTCTATGAGCCACAACCTTGAGTTCTTCAACACCCACCCCTTCCTCGTGACGTTTGTCATGGGCATCGTGCTCTCCCTTGAGCAGAACAAGGTGGACATTCCCACCATCCGCGCCGTCCGCGTTTCTGCCATGGGACCGCTCGGCGGCATCGGTGACGCTCTGTTCTGGTTTACGCTTGTGCCCATTACAGCTGGCATCACTTCAAACATGGCCATTACCGGCAATGTGTTCGCGCCCTTCCTGTTCCTTATCATCTTCAATCTTGCGCAGTTTGCTATTCGCTACTGGCTGATGAACCTGTCGTATAAGATGGGCACCGACGCCATCACGCTCTTGACGGAGAACGCCAAAGAGTTTACCCGCGCCGCGTCTATCCTGGGCGTCTTTGTTGTCGGCTGCCTGGTTGTCTGCTACGGCGGCACTAAGCTCGGCTACAAGATTCCTAACGGTGAGACGCACAGCACCGCGCTGTCTCAGGCGACGCTTACCGACGAACAGCTGGCAACAGGTAAGTACGATGAGCAGATTTTTGCCGAGGGTTCGTATGCGGCGTATAAGGAAGACCCGACAAAGGTGACCTTCATCGGCGGCAAGACGGCTGACGGTAACGATGGTATGACCGGCATCAATCCGATTGGCAACGGCGCCAATGTTGTGACCGTTGCTCAAGATGTTACCAGTCCCGTTACCATTGATCTGCAGAAGATTCTTGACGGCGTTTGCCCGAAGCTTATTCCGCTGGCGCTGACCATGCTTCTGTACTTCCTGATGGCTAAGCGAAACTGGACTCCCATCAAGTGCATTGTACTGCTTTTGGTTATCGCTCTTCTCGGTTCAGGCTTTGGTATCTGGCCCTACATTTGGGGTTAA
- a CDS encoding GntR family transcriptional regulator, which translates to MTLLTGKQPLYSQLANTLREHIENDLGPDDMIPSERDLSERYGLSRTTVRLALRELERIGLIYRQHGRGTFVADQSGRVTDLAAGYSFTDQQRELGRVPKTVILEFEIVEANKYLAQHMRLSLGDKAYRIKRLRLADDVPMMLETTYVPVSQFLSLTRKNLEHNSLYHIMETEYDVAIRYAEEEFKASIAKQSDAEQLDIPEGAPVLNLERTTYNDHNTIVEFTLSVARADQFHYKVVHVRS; encoded by the coding sequence ATGACCCTACTTACAGGAAAACAACCCCTTTACAGCCAGCTGGCTAACACGCTGCGCGAACATATCGAAAATGATCTTGGTCCCGATGATATGATTCCCTCAGAGCGCGATCTCTCCGAGCGTTATGGCCTTTCCCGTACTACCGTGCGCTTAGCCCTGCGAGAGCTTGAGCGCATTGGTCTTATTTATCGGCAGCACGGTCGCGGTACCTTTGTGGCGGATCAGTCCGGCCGCGTGACTGACCTTGCCGCCGGCTACAGTTTCACGGACCAGCAGCGCGAGCTTGGACGTGTCCCGAAAACGGTTATTTTGGAATTTGAGATTGTTGAGGCGAACAAGTATCTCGCGCAGCATATGCGTTTGTCTCTTGGCGATAAGGCCTACCGCATTAAACGCCTTCGTTTGGCTGATGATGTGCCTATGATGCTTGAGACTACCTACGTTCCCGTTTCGCAGTTCTTATCGCTTACGAGAAAAAATCTGGAGCATAACTCGCTCTATCACATTATGGAAACCGAATATGACGTTGCTATCCGCTATGCGGAGGAGGAGTTTAAGGCCTCTATCGCAAAACAGAGCGATGCGGAGCAGCTGGATATACCTGAGGGCGCGCCGGTGCTTAACTTGGAGCGCACTACCTATAATGACCACAATACAATCGTTGAGTTTACGCTCTCCGTGGCGCGGGCAGACCAGTTCCACTACAAAGTGGTGCATGTCCGCAGTTAA
- a CDS encoding SIS domain-containing protein gives MFDTTTAELEALGAEITTSEIKQQPDLWEGTLDIYLNNREKIDEFLASARDLGGARRTRVVFTGAGTSQYVGDTITPYLRRFGDTDAFEFASVATTDIVSDPYGSLDADDPTVLVSFARSGNSPESLAAVNIAKTLVKKLLLINITCAPEGKLAVEAERDSNALTLLIPDANDQGFAMTGSFSCMALLATLIFDQSDVARKAVWVADASALGRNVIAREDEIAAWLKTDFDRITYLGSGPFMGLAREAQLKVLELAAGKDATSFDSSMGYRHGPKSFVDARTLVFVFVANDPYTRQYDVDILNEISGDGIAALTVGIQQEGAGSFTGASFTLPMGAEGLPAAYLALPFVLVAQTIALLNSVRVGNTPDTPSPSGTVNRVVKGVTIHPFEV, from the coding sequence ATGTTTGACACAACAACCGCCGAGCTTGAGGCTCTTGGTGCGGAAATTACCACGAGCGAGATTAAGCAGCAGCCTGACCTCTGGGAAGGCACGCTTGATATCTACTTGAACAATCGCGAGAAAATCGATGAGTTTCTCGCGTCTGCCCGTGACCTCGGAGGCGCGCGCCGTACCCGAGTTGTCTTTACGGGCGCCGGCACATCTCAGTATGTTGGCGATACCATTACGCCGTACCTGCGGCGCTTTGGCGATACTGACGCGTTTGAGTTTGCATCGGTAGCAACGACCGATATCGTTTCTGATCCGTACGGTTCGCTTGACGCGGACGACCCTACGGTGCTGGTGTCGTTTGCTCGTTCCGGCAACAGCCCAGAGAGCCTTGCGGCTGTGAACATAGCAAAAACTCTCGTAAAGAAGCTGCTACTCATTAACATCACGTGCGCGCCTGAGGGTAAGCTCGCCGTTGAGGCTGAGAGAGACTCCAACGCGCTGACGCTTTTGATTCCGGATGCAAACGATCAGGGCTTTGCCATGACAGGATCTTTCAGCTGCATGGCGCTTCTCGCTACGCTTATATTCGACCAATCAGACGTTGCGAGGAAGGCGGTGTGGGTGGCTGATGCGTCGGCGCTTGGACGTAACGTCATCGCGCGCGAAGATGAGATAGCCGCCTGGCTCAAGACGGATTTTGACCGTATTACATATCTGGGGTCCGGCCCCTTCATGGGTCTTGCACGCGAAGCGCAGCTCAAGGTGCTGGAGCTGGCCGCGGGAAAAGACGCCACATCATTTGATTCTTCGATGGGATACCGTCACGGGCCGAAGTCCTTTGTAGACGCCCGAACGCTCGTGTTTGTTTTTGTGGCAAACGATCCCTATACGCGTCAGTATGACGTTGACATTTTGAATGAGATCTCCGGCGATGGGATTGCCGCGCTTACCGTGGGCATTCAGCAAGAGGGGGCAGGCTCGTTTACTGGCGCGTCCTTCACGCTTCCGATGGGAGCAGAGGGTCTGCCCGCGGCCTATCTGGCGTTGCCGTTTGTCCTTGTCGCCCAGACGATTGCCCTGTTGAATTCCGTTCGTGTAGGGAATACTCCTGATACCCCTTCGCCGTCCGGCACTGTGAACCGTGTGGTCAAAGGGGTTACGATTCATCCGTTTGAGGTGTAA